From Methylocystis sp. ATCC 49242, one genomic window encodes:
- a CDS encoding DUF6876 family protein, whose translation MTLKPSDLAQFTGSFYAYRHNLFPNYIYTDGVQYVAINGRAYWLIDEIVLSNAFSHKDPKFHKLLNEAFQTWTLKTDLTKNTAILTTDDGNGNVLYTKDIRYMDFPLEEIKFFLVDNTLMLPSEY comes from the coding sequence ATGACCCTCAAACCCTCAGATCTCGCCCAGTTCACCGGCAGCTTCTATGCCTACCGCCACAACCTCTTCCCCAACTACATCTACACCGATGGCGTCCAATACGTCGCCATCAACGGCCGTGCATACTGGTTGATCGACGAAATCGTCCTGTCCAACGCCTTCTCCCACAAGGACCCCAAATTTCACAAGCTCCTCAACGAAGCTTTCCAGACCTGGACCCTGAAGACCGATCTCACCAAAAACACCGCAATCCTCACCACCGACGATGGGAACGGGAATGTCCTCTACACGAAGGATATTCGCTACATGGATTTCCCACTCGAGGAGATCAAGTTCTTCCTCGTCGACAACACCCTCATGCTGCCTTCGGAGTATTGA
- a CDS encoding DpnD/PcfM family protein, producing the protein MNTYKVRLVETVRYSMTVKANTLEEAEELAKDKWADSTDPTKDFNGFGEGVEVWDSWEVTK; encoded by the coding sequence ATGAACACCTACAAAGTCCGTCTCGTCGAGACAGTCAGATACTCCATGACTGTCAAGGCCAACACCCTCGAGGAAGCTGAGGAACTTGCCAAAGACAAATGGGCTGACTCCACGGATCCAACCAAGGACTTCAACGGCTTCGGAGAAGGTGTCGAAGTCTGGGACTCGTGGGAGGTCACCAAATGA
- a CDS encoding ribosomal protein L7/L12 produces MNTNININADINPRIIIETVKVLTLAGHKITAIRLIRSITGWGLKESKDYIENNFVTPIRIGDIVIGLSSSCYKVLGTYDTPNGTSYLWVVDAEGDINSKPTTLYAKNVKKRTSDLWDDNSHIAF; encoded by the coding sequence ATGAACACCAACATCAACATCAATGCCGACATCAACCCCCGCATCATCATCGAGACTGTGAAGGTGCTCACCCTCGCTGGTCACAAGATCACAGCGATCAGGTTGATCCGCAGCATCACTGGCTGGGGTCTCAAGGAGTCGAAGGACTACATCGAGAACAACTTCGTCACCCCGATCCGGATTGGTGACATTGTGATCGGCCTCAGTAGCTCCTGCTACAAGGTCCTTGGCACCTACGATACTCCCAACGGAACAAGTTATCTGTGGGTGGTGGATGCTGAGGGGGACATTAACTCCAAACCCACAACGCTTTACGCCAAGAACGTGAAGAAGAGAACTTCCGACCTTTGGGATGATAACTCCCACATTGCCTTCTAA